GTTGATCTTGAGATTCAGGAGAGAGAGAAGGTCGGTCTGATTGGCCGCAACGGAACCGGAAAATCTACATTATTCCACATTTTAACTGGTGAGGATACCGACTACCAAGGCCAGATAAAGGTTAAGCGAGGCGCTACTGTAGTCAGTAGTCGGCAGGAACATTACGGTTTTGAGGCCAAGAGTGTCTTAGAGTACATTCTCGGTGACTTACCTGAGTATCAAGAACTAGCCCACATCATCGATACCTATCCGCAGACGATGGGGAGCAATCCTCGTAAAATTCAAGCATATACCGATGCTCTAGAACGCTTCGGAAAACTAGAATACTTCGAGATTGAAGGTGAGCTAGAACAGTCCCTAAAGCAATACCAGCTTACTACCACTAATCTGCACCAAAGTTTAGGCTCACTTAGTGGTGGTCAGAAGCGGATGGTAGAGTTGATCAAGATGCAGCGTAGTCGAGGGGATATCATTTTGATTGACGAACCGACCAACCACATGGATTACGTGGCTAAGAACACCTTTATCGAGTGGCTAGATGCAGCGAATGAGGCAGCTCTCATCGTCACACACGACCGAGACGTGCTGAATAACGTCGACCGTATCATCGAACTCCGTGACGGTATAAGCTATTCATTTCGCGGTAATTATTCGAGCTACTTACGTACAAACAAAACTCAAGTCACATCTGAAGTTAGTACCTATGACTTAACCCAAAAAAGAATACAGACTCTCGAACAGGACGTCATCCGTTTTAAACGCATGAAGGAGAAGGCGCGAAACCCGGGCACCATTAAACGATTTAAGTCTCAAGAACTAAAAGCCCGAGCAGAACTAAACAAGCTCTCAGAGCTGGAGAGGCCTTCATTCTGGATCGACCAGGAGACGGCACTTGAGATGAACGATAAGGTTACTAAGGCGTATGACAAGTACAAGGCAACTAATATTCGCGTGAGTACACGTAAGAAACAGCGTGAGGGGAGCGGCAAGGTCCTAATTAAAATCGATAAGCTGAGCTTAGGCTATGACGAAGATCCGCTATTCGATAAGCTGAGCTTAAGTTTACGCGAAGGAGAGCGTCTGCGGCTACATGGACGTAACGGAAGTGGTAAAACTACCTTAGTACAGGCCATTATGGCTAGGGCGCAGCATGAGGTGTCACCATCACAGCAGTTCAGTGGTAATATCTGGATCGAGAATGGTATCCGGATCGGACTATACGAACAAGCAATCAGCCCAGGCTATCTATCCCTAACCTTAGCTGAGGCTATAGAGGGCATTCATCGGAGCTTAGATTTGCCGGTCAATCAACAACGCGTCAAACAGCTATTGAGCGACTATCTCTTTGATCCCGGTAGCGATGGTAAAACTCCGGTTAAGTTGCTAAGTGGCGGACAGAAAGCACGGTTGCAGCTGATAGCTATGCTAGCTGGTGATCCACAGATACTGATCCTCGATGAGCCGACCAACCACTTAGACCTCCCCAGTATTGAAGAGCTAGAGAATGCTCTATCCGACTATCATGGCGCTATCATCTACGTCTCGCACGATAGTTTCTTCGCTGACAAACTAGGGGGCGAAGAAATAAAGATTGGTTCCTAGTCAATAAGCTACTCTTAATTAGTGGGGCTAGAGGGCTTTTAAGCCTTAGTTAGTATTTCTAGCTAAAACATAATCGTAAGGGGATGGGAGCTGTAGGGGTGGCTTCTCGATTGCCTCAGCTTCATTCTTTTCTGCTCTCAACACACCGGCCCCGATTAGCTGCAGCTCCATCTTCTCGCTTGAATGTTTAAGTCTCGTGAGTCGAGCGTGAAGTTCAGCATTCTCACGATCAATGTTGACGTAATGAATGCCATAACCT
Above is a genomic segment from Candidatus Saccharimonadales bacterium containing:
- a CDS encoding ABC-F family ATP-binding cassette domain-containing protein translates to MILSAHITEKSFGSSQLHSNVDLEIQEREKVGLIGRNGTGKSTLFHILTGEDTDYQGQIKVKRGATVVSSRQEHYGFEAKSVLEYILGDLPEYQELAHIIDTYPQTMGSNPRKIQAYTDALERFGKLEYFEIEGELEQSLKQYQLTTTNLHQSLGSLSGGQKRMVELIKMQRSRGDIILIDEPTNHMDYVAKNTFIEWLDAANEAALIVTHDRDVLNNVDRIIELRDGISYSFRGNYSSYLRTNKTQVTSEVSTYDLTQKRIQTLEQDVIRFKRMKEKARNPGTIKRFKSQELKARAELNKLSELERPSFWIDQETALEMNDKVTKAYDKYKATNIRVSTRKKQREGSGKVLIKIDKLSLGYDEDPLFDKLSLSLREGERLRLHGRNGSGKTTLVQAIMARAQHEVSPSQQFSGNIWIENGIRIGLYEQAISPGYLSLTLAEAIEGIHRSLDLPVNQQRVKQLLSDYLFDPGSDGKTPVKLLSGGQKARLQLIAMLAGDPQILILDEPTNHLDLPSIEELENALSDYHGAIIYVSHDSFFADKLGGEEIKIGS